The genomic segment TAAATCTAACAACTCCTAAATCATGTGAGATAAATAAATATCCTGCATTTAATTCCACCTGTAAATCCTTTAACAACTTTATGATTTGTGCCTGAACAGATACATCAAGAGCAGAAGTTGGTTCATCTAAAATAATCAAATCTGGTTTTAAAATAGCTGCTCTTGCAACAGCAATTCTCTGTCTTTGACCACCAGAGAATTGATGAGGATATCTATCAACATGATATTTTTTCAACCCAACATTTACAAGTATTTCTTTAACAATATCGAATGCGTCATTTTTATTCTTTGCTATACCATGAAATATTAAAGGTTCAGATAATATATTCCCAACTGTCATCCTTGGGTTCAAAGAAGATGTTGGATCCTGAAAAACAATTTGCACTTTTCTTCTAAAATGCATTCTTTTTCCTTTTAAATCTGAAAGCATGTAATCTATAAATTTAGCTGGTCCATTTTTTATAAGAAATTCAAAATAAGGTTTTTTATAATCTGGTAATTCTTTTAAAAATTCTGACTCTGATTTTTTCTTTATTTCATTGTTCAAAACATCAATATAATGCCTCTTTAAATAATCTTTTGCTTCACTTCTTTTCATAAAAAAATAACTTGTATCTTTATCATCTATAAAAATTTCACCATCTGTTTGATTATAAAGTCTTAAAATCGTTTTACCAATAGTTGTTTTTCCACACCCAGACTCTCCAACAAGACCATATGTTTCTCCTTTTTCTAGAGAAAAGGTAACCCCATCAACCGCTTTAACATAACCAACCGTTTTTTCAATTATAAATCCATGTTTAATAGGAAAATATTTTTTTAATTCATTTACTCTTAAAAGCATTATTTATCTCCCTCCGTTCTTGTGTCCAAAATAGGATTCCAACATCTTACAAAATGCCCGGGTTCAACTTCTTGTAACGTTGATAATTCCTTTTTACATCTATCAGTCGCTTTTGGACATCTTGGTAAAAATGGACACAATGATGGGGGATCTAACATAATCGGTGGTTGCCCTGGAATTGGTTCCAGATCTTCCTTTTTGGCATCATGTCTTGGAATACAATTAAGTAACATATTAGTGTATGGATGTGTTGGTTTTTCAAAAATAGTATTTACATCAGCCATTTCCATTTGCATACCACCATACATAACCATAACTTTATCAGCAATTTCTGCTACAACAGATAAATCATGTGTGATATATATCATAGCAGTATTGAAATCATTTTGCAAATCCTTCATTAATTCTAAAATTTGTGCTTGAATTGTAACATCTAATGCCGTAGTTGGTTCATCAGCTATTAACAATTCTGGATTACAGGATAAACCAATAGCTATAACAATTCTTTGTCGTTGACCCCCAGAAAATTGAAAAGGATAATCATCAATTCTTTTATCTGCATTGGGGATTCCAACCTTCTTTAGAAGATTTATAGCCCTTTTTCTTGCTTCCATTTCTGATACATTTTGATGATACATTATAGTTTCAATCATTTGGTCTGCTACAGTATACATAGGGTTTAAAGAAGTCATAGGATCCTGGAAAATCATGGCAATATGTCTTCCTCTGATCCTAGTAAATTGATTGTATGGAAGTTTAACCAAATCTACATATTCCTTTTTTCCATCTTTACTGAACTCATCTGTATAAAAAAGAATCTTTCCTTCTGGAATATACCCTGGTTTTTTTATAAGTCCCATTATAGTTTTCATTGTTACACTTTTCCCAGAACCTGTTTCACCAACAACACCAAGAGATTCATTTTTATTTAAAGTAAAAGATACGCCGTTAACTGCCTTAACTGTTCCCTCAGCTATGTCGAAATATGTTTTCAAGTTTTCTACTATAAGAACTGGCTCAGACAACTCTATCACCTCATAATTTATTATTAAATTTATTGTAATTGATAATTATTGCTAAATATATTATAATTGTTTTAAAGCAACATGTCAAGTATTAAGATAATATTTTTATTTACAATTATGAAAAAAATTTCATGGGGGTGTAATATGAGATTAGATAAATTTCTAAAAGTCAATAAAATTATTAAAAGACGCACTATTGCAAATGATTTAGCAAAAGCTGGAAAAATTTTTAAAGATGGTAAACCTTTAAAGCCATCTTATGAAGTCAAGGTAGGAGATACTATTTGCATTTTATTATACAATAAAAAAATTATTTTCAAAGTGTTAGAAGAACACAAAATCGAGATTTTACAGGTAATAAATGTGAATAAATAAATTTAATACTCTTTAACTCCGTTCCATAACTTTTTTAATCTTTGTTTTATTTTGCCTTCAAATCCTATATTTTTTGGTATATAAAACTGAAATTCTTTTAAAATTTCTGGCAAATATGTTTCTTTAACGAATCCATTAAAATCATGAGGATATTTATAACCTTTACCATAACCTTTATTTTTCATCCATTTTGTAACTGGATTCCTTAATTTCATAGGTATATCAAATTTCATATTAATATACTTTTTTGCTTCAAAATAAGCCTTTGTCGAGTTTGATTTTGGAGCAGCGGATAAATATAATGTTGCTTCACTAAGTGGATATACACATTCTGGATAACCAATTTCCTTTGTTGCTAAAAATGCAGAAACTGCTATATTTATTGCCATTGGATCAGCAAGTCCTACGTCTTCAGAAGATAGTATTATGAGTCTTCTGGCTATATATAAAGGATCTTCACCATTTTCAAGCATATATGATAGATAAAAAATTGCCGCATCTGGATCACTGCCTCTGATGCTTTTTATAAAAGCGGAAATTGCATCGTATTTATCTTCTTTGGAATATCCAAAAGATGTCAGTATTTCTTTAAATGAATGTGGTGTTATATCTTTTATACCCATATCAATTAGTGCTTCTATTGTGTTGATTATTCTTCTTACATCATAATTAAAAAAACTTTTTAGATTAATGCTTAAATCATCTGAAAATTTTATCTCTTTATACATATTTTTTAATCTTCTTAATAATTCTTCTATTTCTTTTTCAGATAAAGGGGTAATTTCAAATGTTAATATCCTTGAAAGCAATGCAGGATTAACAGAAAATGATGGGTTCTCTGTAGTTGAACCCACCAATATTAAATCTCCCTTTTCTACGTGTAATAACAAAACATCCTGCTCCGCTTTATTTAGTCTGTGTATCTCATCAACAAATAAAACCGTTTGTTTTTTAAATAGTGGATTTTCAGTATTTGAAATGATATTTTTTAATGTTTTTGCACCTTCTAATGCCCCAGAAATTTTATATATATCATACTTTCGATTGTCTAATTCATTTAAAAAAGCGGAAATAACTGTTGTTTTACCAGAACCAGGAGGGCCATAAATAACAAATGATTTTATCTTATTCATATTTATCCAGCTTTTTAATATCTTTTTTAATTTTTCATTTCCCAAAACTTCATTTAAATCTTTTGGCCTTAATCTTTCATATAATGGTATATTATTCAATTTCTATACCCCGCTTTAATCAACAATTATTGCACCAATCCCATACATATCCGGTCCTGCGTGAACCAATAATGTACTTGAAAGTTTTCCAACAAAAACTTCCATGGTGTTTTCTAACTCCATAATTTTCTTATAAACATCATTTTGTAATTTTTCTATTTCTTTTGATGCTCCACTTATATAAACTGCCGCTAAATACTTGTTATTATCCACAAACTTTAAAAATTCATTATAAACCCTCTTATACGCTTTTTTTAATCCTCTTACTTTTGTTACTGTATAATAAATACCTTCATCGCTATTTGATATAATAGGCTTAATATTCAATAATTCTCCAATTTTTGCTGATACTTTACCTATCCTTCCACCTTTTGCTAAATATTGTAATGTTGGAATTACAAAGAATATTTTGGATTTTTTCGCATTTTCTTTTCCCCATAAAGCAACTTCTTCAAAAGACTTTCCTTCTTCAAGCATCTTTATTGATCTATAAGCTACCAAACCTGCCCCTATAGATATGTTTAATGTATCTATATTCTCTATTTCAACATCTGTATATTCTTCTTTGATTTTATTAGAAACAAGTCTGAAAAGGTTATATGTTCCACTCATGCTTCCTGAAATATTAAATGTTAATATTTTTTTTATTCCACTGTTTATAAACTCTTTTATTGCTTTTTCAATTTTTTCAGGATTTGGTAAAGATGTCTTCACTTCACTATCGTTCAACCGTTCAATTAAAAATTCTTCACTTATTGTACCTTCTTCATATTCTTTACCATTAATGATTATTCTTAATGGAACAACTTTTATGTTATATTTTTCTATAATATCTTTTGGGATGTCTGTACCTGAATCAACAATAAAACCAACTTTTTCCATAAAATCAACCTCCAACACTTAATTTTAATACGCCAATCCCTATTAATCCGGGGCCAGTATGAGCAGACAATGTACTTGAAACCTTTCCTCTAAAAACTTCTATAGATTTATTAATAGAATTTAATCTTGATATTAACTCATTTTGCATATTTATTAGCCTATCACTATTGCCACTAATTACAACACCAGCAATAAAATTTTGATTATTTATAAATTTTAAAATTTGATTATATAATTCTTCTATAGATTTATTAAATCCTCTAATCTTTGAAACTGTATAATATATTCCCTCGTCGTTAACTGAGATTATTGGTTTAATATTCATTATTTGGCCTAACATTGCAGAAACCTTTCCTATTCTCCCACCTCGAGCAAGATATTTTAATGTAGGCACAACATAAAACACTGTCGCATTTTTTATATCTGTATTTATCAAATCTATAATTTCATCAAAATCCTTTCCTTCTTCTATATATTGAGCAGCTCTATATACCACTAATGCTGAGCCTATAGAAATATTCAAAGAATCTATATTAACAATTTGTATTGTATCATTTTCTTTCATAATTCCATCTGAAATCATTTTAAAAAGATTGTATGTTCCGCTTAAATTTTTTGATATATTAATAGTAATAATTTTATTATATCCTTTTTCAATCATAGTTTCTATTGTATTTTTAATTTTTTCTGGTTTAGGTAACGAAGTTGCTATTTTTTCATCTAAATGTTCAAAAAGATATTCCTCAGAAAATGTTCCTTCATCATATTCTTTATCATTAATAATCGTCCTTAATGGAACAACTTTTATATTGTCGAATCTTTCTAAAATTTCTTTTGGTACATCACAACCAGAATCCACAATAATACCTATTTTTTTCATTTTAACCCCCCCAAACAAATATTGAGTTTTTTATATAGTTTAATTATAGCACAAAATTTATTGTTTTTGGTGTATAATATAAGAAAAGAGTGAAGGAGGCTTTTTATGTACGTAAAATTATGGATGAAAAATTCTTTTAATACATTACATGCAACTAACACTGTTGACGACGCTATAAAGCTTTTTTTTGAAAAAGACGTTGAAATTGTTTTAATAATAAGAAAAAACGGAACTTTACTTTCATCCATACGGCGTGAAGATATCGCTGTCCTAATGGAATACAATAGTGAAGACCCATTAATAGACGTGCTTGATCCAATAGAAGATTTTTTATATGAAGATGATTTAGTTGAAGACGTTTTGCTAACAATGTTGGAAACAAATTATAAAGTATTACCTGTTGTTGATTATGATATGAAACCCGTAGGTTTATTTGGTTTTCATGAATTGATTAAAGCCATGGTAAATATAACTGCTCTCAATGAAACAGGTACAAAAGTTATTTTAACACTAACCGACAAACCTGGTGAACTAAAAAAAATAGTTGAAACTATCAGTAATAATAGTTTAAATATCCTCTCAATGACCACATGTAAAATAAACAAAAACAGAAGAATGTTATCTATAAAATTATCCTTAAAAGACGTTAATATTGTATCATCTATATTGGACGAAAATAATATCGAATATGATGGTATATATGAAGAAGCTTAAGGAGGTTCAAGAATGAGATTTAAGACCATATTAGACGGCGGATTACTAACTATAACAGGAAGAGTTCATGGTACATTTTCATCTGTTTTTTTATTAGAAGATGAAAAAAGAAAAATATTAATAGACCCCAGTCATGTTCATGTAATACAGGATATAGAATCCAATCTAGACATATCTCCTGACGAAATCACAGATATTGTACTAACTCACGTTCATTTAGACCATGCCTATAATTCTATTTTTTTTCCAAAAGCCACAGTAAGAATTCATGAAAATTATAAAGGAAAAAATTATAGAAACTTTGGTCCATTAATTGGCCAAGCCTATCAGCAAATAATAAATTCATGGGAAAACCGTGTTAAAACTTTTAAAGATAATGATGTTTTATTTAATTCAATACAGATAATATACACACCTTATCATTCTAAAGAGCATGTTTCGCTATTTATCAAGTCTGATAACATGGGAAATCTTTTCTTGCCTGGAGATATTTGTATGACAAAAATTGATTTTTATGATATTATGAGAAACTTGAGAACTGATAAAGTTGCTGAAATTGTTAAAAAATGGAGTGAAAAGTCTGATTATGTGCTTTTCACACATGATACTCCATATAAAATAAAAAAATAAAATACTCAACAATATCCATACATAATTTAATGTATGGGATTTTGTAATAAAAAGGTGGTGGAAAAATGAATGTAACGATGGTTTCATATGAAGTTGATCCGTTTGCAAAAGTTGGAGGATTAGCTGATGTTGTTGGAACTTTACCAAAATTTTTAAAAAAAATCGTTGATAAAATCAATGTTATTATGCCTTTCCATAAAGTTGTCGAAGAAAATATAAAAAAATATAACCTTCCTTTAGAAAAAGTCGCTGAAGATTTATATCCAATTAGTCATTCCTTTAAATACCCATTCTCTGTTTACAAATCCCATTTGCCAGATACTGATATACCTATATATTTTATAAAAAACGAAAACCTTTTTTCCACAAAAGATATATATGAATATCCAAATAAAGAACATCAAACTTCATATTTTTCCGATTGCGTTTTATCCTTTATAAAAAATTATCTTTCAGATACTGAAATAATACATATAAATGATTGGCAAACTTCCTTAATATCCGTATA from the Marinitoga hydrogenitolerans DSM 16785 genome contains:
- a CDS encoding ABC transporter ATP-binding protein, with the translated sequence MLLRVNELKKYFPIKHGFIIEKTVGYVKAVDGVTFSLEKGETYGLVGESGCGKTTIGKTILRLYNQTDGEIFIDDKDTSYFFMKRSEAKDYLKRHYIDVLNNEIKKKSESEFLKELPDYKKPYFEFLIKNGPAKFIDYMLSDLKGKRMHFRRKVQIVFQDPTSSLNPRMTVGNILSEPLIFHGIAKNKNDAFDIVKEILVNVGLKKYHVDRYPHQFSGGQRQRIAVARAAILKPDLIILDEPTSALDVSVQAQIIKLLKDLQVELNAGYLFISHDLGVVRFISNYVGIMYLGRMVEYGNSDEIFDNSKHPYTEALLNAAPVPDPRKRRDRKQFIIKGQVPSPINRPKGCFFSPRCKYAFEPCTKKYPSYFEVEKNHFVGCYKYEPKS
- a CDS encoding ABC transporter ATP-binding protein, coding for MSEPVLIVENLKTYFDIAEGTVKAVNGVSFTLNKNESLGVVGETGSGKSVTMKTIMGLIKKPGYIPEGKILFYTDEFSKDGKKEYVDLVKLPYNQFTRIRGRHIAMIFQDPMTSLNPMYTVADQMIETIMYHQNVSEMEARKRAINLLKKVGIPNADKRIDDYPFQFSGGQRQRIVIAIGLSCNPELLIADEPTTALDVTIQAQILELMKDLQNDFNTAMIYITHDLSVVAEIADKVMVMYGGMQMEMADVNTIFEKPTHPYTNMLLNCIPRHDAKKEDLEPIPGQPPIMLDPPSLCPFLPRCPKATDRCKKELSTLQEVEPGHFVRCWNPILDTRTEGDK
- a CDS encoding S4 domain-containing protein is translated as MRLDKFLKVNKIIKRRTIANDLAKAGKIFKDGKPLKPSYEVKVGDTICILLYNKKIIFKVLEEHKIEILQVINVNK
- a CDS encoding replication-associated recombination protein A — translated: MNNIPLYERLRPKDLNEVLGNEKLKKILKSWINMNKIKSFVIYGPPGSGKTTVISAFLNELDNRKYDIYKISGALEGAKTLKNIISNTENPLFKKQTVLFVDEIHRLNKAEQDVLLLHVEKGDLILVGSTTENPSFSVNPALLSRILTFEITPLSEKEIEELLRRLKNMYKEIKFSDDLSINLKSFFNYDVRRIINTIEALIDMGIKDITPHSFKEILTSFGYSKEDKYDAISAFIKSIRGSDPDAAIFYLSYMLENGEDPLYIARRLIILSSEDVGLADPMAINIAVSAFLATKEIGYPECVYPLSEATLYLSAAPKSNSTKAYFEAKKYINMKFDIPMKLRNPVTKWMKNKGYGKGYKYPHDFNGFVKETYLPEILKEFQFYIPKNIGFEGKIKQRLKKLWNGVKEY
- a CDS encoding DegV family protein, with protein sequence MEKVGFIVDSGTDIPKDIIEKYNIKVVPLRIIINGKEYEEGTISEEFLIERLNDSEVKTSLPNPEKIEKAIKEFINSGIKKILTFNISGSMSGTYNLFRLVSNKIKEEYTDVEIENIDTLNISIGAGLVAYRSIKMLEEGKSFEEVALWGKENAKKSKIFFVIPTLQYLAKGGRIGKVSAKIGELLNIKPIISNSDEGIYYTVTKVRGLKKAYKRVYNEFLKFVDNNKYLAAVYISGASKEIEKLQNDVYKKIMELENTMEVFVGKLSSTLLVHAGPDMYGIGAIIVD
- a CDS encoding DegV family protein, producing MKKIGIIVDSGCDVPKEILERFDNIKVVPLRTIINDKEYDEGTFSEEYLFEHLDEKIATSLPKPEKIKNTIETMIEKGYNKIITINISKNLSGTYNLFKMISDGIMKENDTIQIVNIDSLNISIGSALVVYRAAQYIEEGKDFDEIIDLINTDIKNATVFYVVPTLKYLARGGRIGKVSAMLGQIMNIKPIISVNDEGIYYTVSKIRGFNKSIEELYNQILKFINNQNFIAGVVISGNSDRLINMQNELISRLNSINKSIEVFRGKVSSTLSAHTGPGLIGIGVLKLSVGG
- a CDS encoding CBS domain-containing protein, coding for MYVKLWMKNSFNTLHATNTVDDAIKLFFEKDVEIVLIIRKNGTLLSSIRREDIAVLMEYNSEDPLIDVLDPIEDFLYEDDLVEDVLLTMLETNYKVLPVVDYDMKPVGLFGFHELIKAMVNITALNETGTKVILTLTDKPGELKKIVETISNNSLNILSMTTCKINKNRRMLSIKLSLKDVNIVSSILDENNIEYDGIYEEA
- a CDS encoding MBL fold metallo-hydrolase — encoded protein: MRFKTILDGGLLTITGRVHGTFSSVFLLEDEKRKILIDPSHVHVIQDIESNLDISPDEITDIVLTHVHLDHAYNSIFFPKATVRIHENYKGKNYRNFGPLIGQAYQQIINSWENRVKTFKDNDVLFNSIQIIYTPYHSKEHVSLFIKSDNMGNLFLPGDICMTKIDFYDIMRNLRTDKVAEIVKKWSEKSDYVLFTHDTPYKIKK